The following are from one region of the Polynucleobacter sp. MWH-CaK5 genome:
- a CDS encoding 2OG-Fe dioxygenase family protein — protein sequence MSDMLLDPPQSSLASVPTAIQDNGYVVLSPEQFFELSQHHLTEWQDLSSTWKNLPADAYLKDGGRYRQRRHASFVIQNNAVTLAPHRAHWQPVSYNALHGGIDRWFEPCEETFANSAALKDFLLNLALQFDQTQKNLDVSKPWFIEVHQFRIDTTDGIGRPTPEGAHRDGVEYVAVLMLGRHGIKGGETRVFESNGPQGQRFTLQKPFSLLLLDDARVVHETTPIQPIDPKALEQGWRDTLVVTYRRGGFQDSPSS from the coding sequence ATTTCTGACATGCTATTAGACCCACCACAATCATCGCTGGCCTCTGTGCCAACAGCTATTCAAGATAATGGCTATGTCGTTTTATCTCCTGAGCAGTTTTTCGAACTCTCACAACATCATTTGACTGAGTGGCAAGACTTATCTTCCACTTGGAAAAACTTGCCAGCCGATGCGTATTTAAAAGATGGTGGTCGTTATCGTCAAAGAAGGCATGCCAGTTTTGTGATTCAAAACAATGCGGTCACATTGGCTCCTCATCGTGCCCACTGGCAACCGGTGTCATATAACGCATTGCATGGTGGCATTGATCGTTGGTTTGAGCCATGTGAAGAAACGTTTGCCAATTCAGCGGCACTCAAAGACTTTTTATTGAACTTGGCTCTTCAGTTTGATCAGACACAAAAAAATCTTGATGTATCCAAGCCTTGGTTCATTGAGGTTCATCAATTCAGAATTGATACAACTGATGGTATTGGCCGACCAACACCCGAGGGTGCTCATCGCGATGGTGTTGAGTACGTGGCTGTTTTGATGCTTGGACGTCACGGTATCAAAGGTGGTGAAACCAGGGTATTTGAATCGAATGGCCCGCAAGGTCAGCGCTTTACTTTACAAAAGCCTTTTAGTTTGTTGCTGCTCGACGATGCTCGTGTGGTTCATGAAACCACACCAATTCAACCAATCGATCCTAAAGCCTTAGAGCAAGGATGGCGAGATACCTTGGTGGTCACCTACAGACGTGGTGGCTTTCAAGACAGCCCCAGTTCTTAA
- a CDS encoding histidine phosphatase family protein — MKSISQSWQGWQIRLSCLLLSCFLLAASQLTHAGLKEDLETGSYVLMMRHADAPGYSDPDGYNLNDCSTQRNLGATGKTQAKMIGQWLTTQGIESAQVFSSPWCRCKDTAALLNKGAIQVEAGLGSFFENRGSRQEQTRLTQNKIAQLLKVSPRKPVIMVTHQVNIQAFAGQSLSSGSMVLVKVNQSGQYLSHQLINHPHP, encoded by the coding sequence ATGAAAAGTATTTCTCAAAGTTGGCAAGGTTGGCAAATTCGACTAAGTTGTTTATTACTCAGCTGCTTTCTCTTGGCAGCCAGTCAATTAACTCATGCTGGCTTAAAAGAAGATCTAGAAACTGGTTCTTATGTTTTGATGATGCGTCATGCTGATGCGCCAGGCTATAGCGACCCTGACGGATATAACTTGAATGATTGCAGCACTCAAAGAAATCTAGGCGCCACTGGTAAGACTCAAGCCAAGATGATTGGGCAATGGTTGACCACTCAAGGCATTGAGAGTGCGCAAGTTTTTAGCAGTCCTTGGTGTCGCTGCAAAGACACTGCCGCTCTTTTAAATAAAGGCGCTATTCAAGTTGAGGCAGGCCTTGGATCATTCTTTGAAAATCGTGGCAGTCGTCAAGAGCAAACACGCTTAACTCAAAACAAAATTGCACAACTCTTAAAAGTATCACCGCGCAAACCGGTGATCATGGTCACGCATCAAGTGAATATCCAAGCCTTTGCAGGACAATCATTAAGCTCTGGCAGCATGGTGTTGGTGAAAGTCAATCAATCAGGTCAGTACCTGTCTCATCAACTGATCAACCATCCTCACCCTTGA